The sequence CATTCCGCTCGAAGAACTCGCCGGTGCCGAGCTGCTGCATCGACACGAAATTGGTCTTGTCGTCTTTCAGCTTCGCGTAGAGCGCATCCGCCGCGGCGGTCGCCATCTCCGGCGTCCTGGCCTCGACGACCGCCAGAATCGTCGCATCGCGGTCGAAGGCGCGGTCGAACTGCTGGTCGCGCTGCCGCCAGTCGAGATTTTTGGCAATCAGCGAATTGATGTCGGTGTTGATGGCGAAATGGCGCGCAGCGTAATAGCCCGCGGCCACCGACAGCAGGAGCCCAAGAACGACGACGAGGGAGGCAAGCCGGGTGCAGGCCCTGACGATGGCAACGACTACGCTTTGCAGCACTTCTTTTCTTTCTGCGGTTAACAGCTTGCCGGAAACGCCCGCTGTTTATCGGAGTTCCCGGGCGAAACCTATTGCTGTTTTGAGTGGTTCTCGCCGCAAGAAGGTTCGAGGTAAACGGCGGAAGACCGTGGCAAAATCATGCGGGGCGGTCGGTATAGCCGTGCAGTTGAGGCGGGAAAGTGACGAAGGGGTGAGCACAAATGTCGCCATTTTGCTCACGGCACTTCCTATACTATGCTACCGCAAAACCCAGCCGGCGGGGAACTATGGTTTCATCTGAGCTTTCCTTTCTGCCGATTTTTTGACACAAAGTGCTGTGCCTCCATGCGCCGGGCCCAGCTGGGGTGGGCGGTTACCGTGTGCGCGAGGCCAATGGTGCGTTTATTGCAACCCATTGGTCAGGTTTGGGTGCCGCTGGGGACAAGGAAGCGGATTGGTGCAACTTGCGTGATGGGCGTCCTATGGAAGTTTATCTGGCGCAGCCGCGCGGCTTCTGTGCGGGTGTGGTGCGTGCAATCGAGATCGTGGAGCGGGCCCTGGAGAAATACGGCCCGCCCGTCTACGTGCGCCACGAGATCGTGCATAACAAATACGTGGTGGAGAGCCTGAAGAACAAAGGCGCCATTTTCGTCGAGGAGCTGTCCGAGGTTCCGCCGAAATCGGTCACGGTCTTCAGCGCCCATGGCGTCGCCCGCAGCGTCGAGGAAGAGGCCGCCGCGCGCGACCTTCCGGTGCTCAATGCCACCTGCCCGCTGGTCACGAAAGTTCACAATCAGGGGAAGCGCTACATCACCAAGGGCCGCACCCTGATCCTGATCGGCCATGCCGGCCACCCCGAAGTCGAGGGCACGATGGGCCAGGTCCCGGGGCCGGTGCTACTTGTCCAAAGCGTTGAAGAGGTTAACGCCCTGACGCTGCCGGCGGATAGCCCAGTGGCCTACATCACCCAGACCACCCTGTCGGTCGACGACACAAGGGACATCATCGCGGCCCTCCAGGCCCGCTTTACAGATATTCAAGGCCCGGATATCCGGGATATCTGCTATGCGACACAGAACCGCCAATCTGCGGTAAGGGACTTGAGCAAGCTGGTCGACGTGATCTTGGTGGTGGGCGCTGCCAACAGCTCGAACTCGAACCGGCTCCGCGAAATCGGCACTGAAGCCGGCGTCGCGAGTTATTTGATTGCCGACGGCAGCGAGCTCAATCCGGAGTGGTTGAAAGATGCCAGGACTGTCGGCGTGACGGCCGGCGCTTCGGCGCCTGAGGTACTCGTGGATGACGTGATCGAAGCGATGCGGCGGATCGGACCGGTCAAGGTCCAGGTGCTCCCCGGTCGCGAGGAAAACATCGAATTCCGGCTTCCGGCCCAACTGGCCGCGAGCTGACCCACCTAGAATTTCAAGCCCAGAAAGAAACGTGTAATGGCAATCCCCTTCTTCAAGGAAATGCGTATCGGCGGCTATTTGCTCAAGCAGAAACTGCTTGGCCGCAAGCGCTACCCGCTCGTGCTGATGCTGGAGCCGCTGTTCCGCTGCAACCTCGCCTGCGTCGGCTGCGGCAAGATCGATTATCCCGATGCGATCCTCAACCGCCGCATGACGGCGCAGGAGTGCTGGGACGCCGCCGACGAGTGCGGCGCGCCGATGGTCGCCATTCCCGGCGGCGAGCCGCTGATCCACAAGGAGATCGGCGAGATCGTGCGCGGCCTCGTCGCGCGCAAGAAGTTCGTCTCGCTCTGCACCAACGCGCTGCTGCTGGAGAAGAAGCTCGATCTGTTCGAGCCCTCGCCGTACCTGTTCTTCTCGGTGCATCTCGACGGCCTGCGCGATCACCACGACAAGGCGGTGTCGCAGAAGGGCGTGTTCGACCGCGCGGTCTCCGCGATCAAGGCGGCCAAGGCGCGCGGCTTCACCGTGAACGTCAACGCCACCATCTTCGACGGCCACCCGGCCGAGGAGATCGCGAAGTTCCTGGATCTCACCGTCGAGCTCGGGGTCGGCGTCTCGATGTCGCCGGGCTACGCCTATGAGCGCGCGCCGGACCAGGAGCACTTCCTCAACCGCACCAAGACCAAGAAGCTGTTCCGCGACGTCTTCGCCATGGGCAAGGGCAAGAAGTGGAATTTCATGCATTCCGGCCTGTTCCTGGACTTCCTCGCCGGCAACCAGGAATACGAGTGCACGCCCTGGGGCATGCCCGCCCGCAACATCTTCGGTTGGCAGAAGCCCTGCTACCTGCTCGGTGAAGGCTACGCAAAAACCTTCAAGGAGCTGATGGACACCACCGACTGGGAGACCTACGGCACCGGCAAGTACGAGAAGTGCGCCGACTGTATGGCCCATTGCGGCTACGAGCCGACCGCGGCAACCGCAGCCCTCAACAACCCGCTGAAGGCGATGTGGGTGTCGCTGCGCGGCATCAAGACCACTGGCCCGATGGTGCCGGAGATCGACATGTCCAAGCAGCGCCCGGCGCAGTACATCTTCTCGGAGCAGGTCCAGAAGAAGCTCTCCGAGATCCGCAAGGACGAAGCTGCCGCAGCGCAGGAGAAGGCTGCACGGAAGGCTTCGACGGCGGCGTAAGCGCGGGCTACGAACATCGAAATGCAAAAGCCCGGTCGCTATCGCGACCGGGCTTTTTCTTTTGTTCGGCGTCGCGTTCGCAGCGTGGGTTGCGGCGAGCAGCGACAACGTCGGGACGACTGAAGTCTCACTTGCAGGGCGGCTCCGCCAAGGGGGGGCCGCCGCATGTTGCTTACGCTCCGATGCTTCCTGGCATGCCCGTCGACGGGCATGCCCCGGCTTACGCATCAGACGTGTTGGCGTCACATCAGAAATGGACCTCGGTGCGCATGCCGAGAACCACGGCATTGTCGGTCTTCACGCCCGCGCCGTTATAGCCGCGCCCGCCGGGATTGATCACATATTGCGCGTCGAACTTGAGGTTCATCCAGCCGGTCGCCTGCCATCCGTACCAGACTTCGAGCGGAACCTCGTTGCCGCCGGCGTTGGGGCCGAAGGCCGCCGAGTTCACGTGGGTCGTGCCCACCGCGAAGCCGACTTCGTCCTGGGGACGCCAGGAGAACGTTCCGGTATGCCGGAAGCCGAGGGCGATCTGGTAGTCCTGGTACGACGTCCGGTGATCGGCAACGGTCGTATTGAGGAAGGTATACCAACCCACCGCACCGGGGCCGTCGACGGTCAGCCGTTGCAGGATCGACTCGTAGACGCCGTAGCGGCCCCTTTGACTTCCGAGATTTTGATCCGGGACGCCTCCAACGCCGGGGATGGTGGACACGATACCGGGAAGGCCACCATCAATGGTCGATGCGCTGTCGTACCAGCCGCCAACTCTCCAGGTCCCGTTCAAGGGACCGGACGGCGCCCACACCAACTCCACCGGGACCAACACGCCGCTGGCGGGGGTCGAGTGAGGGACGCCCGGCAAGAAATAGACGGTCGGATCTGACGTCGTCAGATAATTCGGATTGGCGTCGTAGACGCCGACCGAAATCGTGAATTCCGGCGCGATCTTGTAGTGGACGACGCCGGCCCACTGGCTCACCGGCCAGTTATAGATGTAGCCACCCTGGATGTTGCCGGGCTGGCCGCCGCAGAAGGTCAGGTTGATGAACTCGCACAGGCCGAAGAAGAAGTCGGAGCCGACCGGCAGACGGCCGCCCTTGAGCTCG is a genomic window of Bradyrhizobium sp. CB1717 containing:
- the hpnH gene encoding adenosyl-hopene transferase HpnH, with amino-acid sequence MAIPFFKEMRIGGYLLKQKLLGRKRYPLVLMLEPLFRCNLACVGCGKIDYPDAILNRRMTAQECWDAADECGAPMVAIPGGEPLIHKEIGEIVRGLVARKKFVSLCTNALLLEKKLDLFEPSPYLFFSVHLDGLRDHHDKAVSQKGVFDRAVSAIKAAKARGFTVNVNATIFDGHPAEEIAKFLDLTVELGVGVSMSPGYAYERAPDQEHFLNRTKTKKLFRDVFAMGKGKKWNFMHSGLFLDFLAGNQEYECTPWGMPARNIFGWQKPCYLLGEGYAKTFKELMDTTDWETYGTGKYEKCADCMAHCGYEPTAATAALNNPLKAMWVSLRGIKTTGPMVPEIDMSKQRPAQYIFSEQVQKKLSEIRKDEAAAAQEKAARKASTAA
- a CDS encoding carbohydrate porin, giving the protein MLRRFVNTACACGVGIVLSSLLGGGVHAADMVTKAAPVPYAETDDFWTRPYLFGDLGRTQLKERGIELGLTLGNESVGNVTGGSKNTAANAGQLWFGAKLDMGKLAGIQGGTVGLTLVDRFGRNLNDQAGIPALQLTNEVFGRGNILRLTQLYYSQKLLDDRLELKGGRLPVGSDFFFGLCEFINLTFCGGQPGNIQGGYIYNWPVSQWAGVVHYKIAPEFTISVGVYDANPNYLTTSDPTVYFLPGVPHSTPASGVLVPVELVWAPSGPLNGTWRVGGWYDSASTIDGGLPGIVSTIPGVGGVPDQNLGSQRGRYGVYESILQRLTVDGPGAVGWYTFLNTTVADHRTSYQDYQIALGFRHTGTFSWRPQDEVGFAVGTTHVNSAAFGPNAGGNEVPLEVWYGWQATGWMNLKFDAQYVINPGGRGYNGAGVKTDNAVVLGMRTEVHF
- the ispH gene encoding 4-hydroxy-3-methylbut-2-enyl diphosphate reductase, whose product is MEVYLAQPRGFCAGVVRAIEIVERALEKYGPPVYVRHEIVHNKYVVESLKNKGAIFVEELSEVPPKSVTVFSAHGVARSVEEEAAARDLPVLNATCPLVTKVHNQGKRYITKGRTLILIGHAGHPEVEGTMGQVPGPVLLVQSVEEVNALTLPADSPVAYITQTTLSVDDTRDIIAALQARFTDIQGPDIRDICYATQNRQSAVRDLSKLVDVILVVGAANSSNSNRLREIGTEAGVASYLIADGSELNPEWLKDARTVGVTAGASAPEVLVDDVIEAMRRIGPVKVQVLPGREENIEFRLPAQLAAS